The Neodiprion virginianus isolate iyNeoVirg1 chromosome 5, iyNeoVirg1.1, whole genome shotgun sequence genome contains a region encoding:
- the LOC124304869 gene encoding putative inorganic phosphate cotransporter isoform X1, whose product MTAAPRDSVGTVPVADAPADAPEAKAPGGFGVRHLEILLMFCGMTIAYMLRVNMSVAIVAMSDSSTSNPDIEDFGWDSSTQSYILSSFFWGYVITQIPAGQIAHLWSAAKLWSLCMFVCGVVNILIPVAARVGDWGAVCACRIVMGLSQGCVLPSVHTLLGKWVPPNERARLGTYAYAGAQFGTVIGLPVSGLLAASSAGWPSIFYLVGAITIAWSVVFFIWGSDSPARHRSIKPAEKDYIETSLGQVDVQTQHSTPWIKIITSVPVWSLIIVHCGQNWGYWTLLTEMPSYMNHILGFDISKVIIRKRCITFDQYNGFISALPYLAMWLLSFPFSWFSDYVIRRGWVSRAVSRKVSNSIGHWGPAVALMGLGYATAEHTVIAVVILVFAVGLNAGSLCGYQINHIDLSPNFAGTLMAITNCIANIMSIVAPLICGLIVIDLTDLTQWRTVFFISAGIYILCNLVFVLFGKAEVQPWNDTEVKPDSENGRNQSSKKTDGKSENK is encoded by the exons GGGGATTTGGCGTAAGGCATCTTGAGATACTGTTGATGTTTTGTGGTATGACCATTGCCTACATGCTTCGAGTCAACATGTCTGTGGCTATTGTGGCGATGTCCGATTCCTCAACATCAAATCCAGACATCGAG GATTTTGGCTGGGACTCGTCGACGCAATCGTATATACTGAGCTCCTTCTTTTGGGGCTACGTCATAACCCAGATACCTGCAGGCCAAATCGCTCACCTGTGGAGTGCCGCCAAACTTTGGTCATTATGCATGTTCGTTTGCGGGGTTGTCAACATTTTGATACCGGTTGCCGCCCGTGTCGGAGACTGGGGTGCCGTATGCGCCTGCAGAATCGTCATGGGACTTTCCCAGGGCTGCGTTCTTCCCTCCGTCCACACTCTTCTTGGAAAATGGGTTCCGCCTAACGAACGTGCACGATTGG gaaCTTACGCGTACGCGGGAGCGCAGTTTGGAACAGTAATCGGACTTCCGGTTTCTGGACTTCTTGCCGCATCGTCGGCCGGATGGCCGAGCATCTTCTACCTCGTAGGTGCGATCACCATCGCCTGGTCTGTCGTCTTCTTTATCTGGGGCTCAGACAGTCCGGCTCGTCACCGGAGCATCAAACCCGCGGAGAAAGACTACATCGAGACAAGCCTCGGGCAGGTCGATGTGCAAACG CAACATTCCACACCGTGGATAAAGATAATCACCTCAGTTCCTGTTTGGTCTTTGATCATCGTTCACTGCGGTCAAAACTGGGGCTATTGGACATTGCTCACGGAAATGCCTAGCTACATGAATCATATTTTGGGATTCGACATCTCAAAGGTAATAATTAGGAAACGCTGTATAACGTTTGATCAATAC AACGGTTTCATCTCCGCGTTACCTTACCTGGCTATGTGGCTGCTCAGTTTTCCGTTCAGCTGGTTTTCTGATTACGTGATACGGCGCGGCTGGGTTTCACGAGCTGTTTCAAGGAAGGTCTCGAACAGCATTGGGCACTGGGGTCCAGCAGTCGCTTTGATGGGCCTCGGCTACGCGACCGCCGAACATACCGTGATCGCGGTTGTCATTCTCGTTTTTGCGGTCGGATTAAACGCCGGCTCACTCTGCGGTTACCAAATCAACCACATTGACTTGAGTCCAAACTTTGCGGGGACTTTGATGGCCATCACTAATTGTATAGCGAACATTATGTCCATTGTCGCCCCTCTAATTTGCGGTCTAATCGTTATCGATCTC ACGGACCTCACTCAGTGGAGAACTGTCTTCTTCATCTCGGCAGGAATCTATATCCTTTGTAACTTGGTGTTTGTTTTGTTTGGAAAAGCTGAAGTCCAGCCGTGGAATGATACCGAGGTGAAACCGGATAGTG AGAACGGAAGAAATCAGAGCAGCAAAAAGACCGACGGCAAGTCTGAAAATAAGTAA
- the LOC124304868 gene encoding putative inorganic phosphate cotransporter isoform X2 produces MAPQATALSTAPPASAEDGTVKSKTQGVKPSATFGSRHFQALLMFLGLSCGYTVRVNMSVAIVAMTSDEDTPTNGNFDTYNWEPSVQSLILSSFFWGYVLIQVPAGLIAQRFGARKLLAIAVFICGGISLLIPAAARYGGWIFVCFCRVLMGLCQGCVLPSLHTLLSKWAPPEERGRLGSFVYAGHQFGTLVALPISGFLAGSSAGWPSVFYLWGTVTIAWSIWWFFYGADSPANHPSISSEERQYIELSLRTSDCQDQVLSTPWKAIFKSQPMWALLVVHCAQTWGFWMLLTEIPTYLHAILDFNIKENGLISALPYLVMWILSFPTSYISDWTLRRGWVSTGKSRKICNTIGHWIPAIALIALGYVDKSQTVLAVAILVIAVAFNVGTLCGYQVNHMDLSPNFAGTLMGMTNGTANIFAILAPLITGFIVTNPHEVAQWRTVFFISSGFYFLGNLFFMLFGSGDIQWWNEPSRNDSIPNRKMSEKCDQISPASYRKANDSLQLEKISHKERY; encoded by the exons ATGGCACCCCAGGCAACAGCTTTGAGCACCGCGCCTCCTGCATCCGCGGAAGATGGTACCGTCAAGTCAAAGACCCAGGGAGTCAAACCGAGCG CTACCTTCGGCTCGAGGCACTTCCAAGCGCTGCTCATGTTCCTTGGACTCTCATGTGGCTACACGGTCCGAGTGAACATGTCCGTTGCGATCGTCGCGATGACAAGTGACGAGGATACTCCAACTAATGGGAATTTCGAC ACGTACAACTGGGAGCCATCGGTGCAGTCTCTCATCCTGAGTTCCTTCTTCTGGGGCTATGTGCTGATCCAGGTACCTGCAGGCCTGATCGCCCAGCGTTTTGGGGCCCGAAAACTTCTCGCCATCGCCGTATTCATCTGCGGTGGGATCAGCCTTCTCATTCCGGCTGCGGCCCGATACGGAGGATGGATATTCGTGTGCTTCTGCCGTGTGCTTATGGGACTTTGCCAAGGATGCGTTCTACCCTCGCTTCACACTCTCTTGTCCAAATGGGCTCCACCAGAGGAACGTGGCCGCCTTG GCTCGTTCGTCTACGCTGGTCACCAATTCGGTACCCTAGTCGCGCTTCCGATATCCGGATTTCTTGCCGGATCCTCGGCGGGATGGCCGAGTGTATTTTACCTTTGGGGAACCGTGACGATCGCCTGGAGCATATGGTGGTTCTTCTACGGTGCCGACAGCCCAGCAAATCATCCGTCGATCTCGTCTGAGGAGCGTCAATACATTGAGCTCAGTCTCCGGACTTCGGACTGCCAAGACCAG GTTCTTTCGACCCCGTGGAAGGCGATATTTAAGTCACAACCGATGTGGGCCTTGTTAGTCGTCCACTGCGCCCAAACGTGGGGATTCTGGATGCTGCTGACGGAAATCCCAACGTATCTTCACGCCATTCTAGACTTCAACATCAAAGAG AATGGTCTTATCTCCGCGCTTCCGTACTTGGTAATGTGGATATTGAGTTTCCCGACGAGCTACATCTCGGATTGGACGTTGAGGCGAGGCTGGGTATCGACGGGGAAGTCCCGGAAGATCTGCAACACGATCGGTCATTGGATTCCCGCGATTGCCTTGATAGCGTTGGGCTACGTGGACAAGAGCCAAACCGTCCTGGCCGTCGCCATTCTCGTGATCGCCGTTGCCTTCAACGTCGGCACGCTCTGCGGATATCAAGTAAACCACATGGATCTCAGTCCGAACTTCGCCGGTACCCTGATGGGGATGACCAACGGTACTGCAAACATTTTCGCCATCCTCGCACCCCTGATCACGGGATTCATAGTCACTAATCCG CACGAAGTCGCGCAATGGAGGACGGTCTTCTTTATCTCCTCCGGATTTTACTTCTTGGGAAATCTGTTTTTCATGTTATTCGGATCGGGTGATATACAGTGGTGGAACGAACCGTCGCGAAACGATTCGATTCCTAAcagaaaaatgtcggaaaaaTGTGATCAAATATCGCCTGCGTCGTACAGAAAGGCCAACGACTCGTTACAgcttgagaaaatttcacataaGGAGAGATACTAG
- the LOC124304869 gene encoding putative inorganic phosphate cotransporter isoform X2 yields the protein MTAAPRDSVGTVPVADAPADAPEAKAPGGFGVRHLEILLMFCGMTIAYMLRVNMSVAIVAMSDSSTSNPDIEDFGWDSSTQSYILSSFFWGYVITQIPAGQIAHLWSAAKLWSLCMFVCGVVNILIPVAARVGDWGAVCACRIVMGLSQGCVLPSVHTLLGKWVPPNERARLGTYAYAGAQFGTVIGLPVSGLLAASSAGWPSIFYLVGAITIAWSVVFFIWGSDSPARHRSIKPAEKDYIETSLGQVDVQTQHSTPWIKIITSVPVWSLIIVHCGQNWGYWTLLTEMPSYMNHILGFDISKNGFISALPYLAMWLLSFPFSWFSDYVIRRGWVSRAVSRKVSNSIGHWGPAVALMGLGYATAEHTVIAVVILVFAVGLNAGSLCGYQINHIDLSPNFAGTLMAITNCIANIMSIVAPLICGLIVIDLTDLTQWRTVFFISAGIYILCNLVFVLFGKAEVQPWNDTEVKPDSENGRNQSSKKTDGKSENK from the exons GGGGATTTGGCGTAAGGCATCTTGAGATACTGTTGATGTTTTGTGGTATGACCATTGCCTACATGCTTCGAGTCAACATGTCTGTGGCTATTGTGGCGATGTCCGATTCCTCAACATCAAATCCAGACATCGAG GATTTTGGCTGGGACTCGTCGACGCAATCGTATATACTGAGCTCCTTCTTTTGGGGCTACGTCATAACCCAGATACCTGCAGGCCAAATCGCTCACCTGTGGAGTGCCGCCAAACTTTGGTCATTATGCATGTTCGTTTGCGGGGTTGTCAACATTTTGATACCGGTTGCCGCCCGTGTCGGAGACTGGGGTGCCGTATGCGCCTGCAGAATCGTCATGGGACTTTCCCAGGGCTGCGTTCTTCCCTCCGTCCACACTCTTCTTGGAAAATGGGTTCCGCCTAACGAACGTGCACGATTGG gaaCTTACGCGTACGCGGGAGCGCAGTTTGGAACAGTAATCGGACTTCCGGTTTCTGGACTTCTTGCCGCATCGTCGGCCGGATGGCCGAGCATCTTCTACCTCGTAGGTGCGATCACCATCGCCTGGTCTGTCGTCTTCTTTATCTGGGGCTCAGACAGTCCGGCTCGTCACCGGAGCATCAAACCCGCGGAGAAAGACTACATCGAGACAAGCCTCGGGCAGGTCGATGTGCAAACG CAACATTCCACACCGTGGATAAAGATAATCACCTCAGTTCCTGTTTGGTCTTTGATCATCGTTCACTGCGGTCAAAACTGGGGCTATTGGACATTGCTCACGGAAATGCCTAGCTACATGAATCATATTTTGGGATTCGACATCTCAAAG AACGGTTTCATCTCCGCGTTACCTTACCTGGCTATGTGGCTGCTCAGTTTTCCGTTCAGCTGGTTTTCTGATTACGTGATACGGCGCGGCTGGGTTTCACGAGCTGTTTCAAGGAAGGTCTCGAACAGCATTGGGCACTGGGGTCCAGCAGTCGCTTTGATGGGCCTCGGCTACGCGACCGCCGAACATACCGTGATCGCGGTTGTCATTCTCGTTTTTGCGGTCGGATTAAACGCCGGCTCACTCTGCGGTTACCAAATCAACCACATTGACTTGAGTCCAAACTTTGCGGGGACTTTGATGGCCATCACTAATTGTATAGCGAACATTATGTCCATTGTCGCCCCTCTAATTTGCGGTCTAATCGTTATCGATCTC ACGGACCTCACTCAGTGGAGAACTGTCTTCTTCATCTCGGCAGGAATCTATATCCTTTGTAACTTGGTGTTTGTTTTGTTTGGAAAAGCTGAAGTCCAGCCGTGGAATGATACCGAGGTGAAACCGGATAGTG AGAACGGAAGAAATCAGAGCAGCAAAAAGACCGACGGCAAGTCTGAAAATAAGTAA
- the LOC124304868 gene encoding putative inorganic phosphate cotransporter isoform X1, with protein MAPQATALSTAPPASAEDGTVKSKTQGVKPSATFGSRHFQALLMFLGLSCGYTVRVNMSVAIVAMTSDEDTPTNGNFDTYNWEPSVQSLILSSFFWGYVLIQVPAGLIAQRFGARKLLAIAVFICGGISLLIPAAARYGGWIFVCFCRVLMGLCQGCVLPSLHTLLSKWAPPEERGRLGSFVYAGHQFGTLVALPISGFLAGSSAGWPSVFYLWGTVTIAWSIWWFFYGADSPANHPSISSEERQYIELSLRTSDCQDQLPESDPTTTKVLSTPWKAIFKSQPMWALLVVHCAQTWGFWMLLTEIPTYLHAILDFNIKENGLISALPYLVMWILSFPTSYISDWTLRRGWVSTGKSRKICNTIGHWIPAIALIALGYVDKSQTVLAVAILVIAVAFNVGTLCGYQVNHMDLSPNFAGTLMGMTNGTANIFAILAPLITGFIVTNPHEVAQWRTVFFISSGFYFLGNLFFMLFGSGDIQWWNEPSRNDSIPNRKMSEKCDQISPASYRKANDSLQLEKISHKERY; from the exons ATGGCACCCCAGGCAACAGCTTTGAGCACCGCGCCTCCTGCATCCGCGGAAGATGGTACCGTCAAGTCAAAGACCCAGGGAGTCAAACCGAGCG CTACCTTCGGCTCGAGGCACTTCCAAGCGCTGCTCATGTTCCTTGGACTCTCATGTGGCTACACGGTCCGAGTGAACATGTCCGTTGCGATCGTCGCGATGACAAGTGACGAGGATACTCCAACTAATGGGAATTTCGAC ACGTACAACTGGGAGCCATCGGTGCAGTCTCTCATCCTGAGTTCCTTCTTCTGGGGCTATGTGCTGATCCAGGTACCTGCAGGCCTGATCGCCCAGCGTTTTGGGGCCCGAAAACTTCTCGCCATCGCCGTATTCATCTGCGGTGGGATCAGCCTTCTCATTCCGGCTGCGGCCCGATACGGAGGATGGATATTCGTGTGCTTCTGCCGTGTGCTTATGGGACTTTGCCAAGGATGCGTTCTACCCTCGCTTCACACTCTCTTGTCCAAATGGGCTCCACCAGAGGAACGTGGCCGCCTTG GCTCGTTCGTCTACGCTGGTCACCAATTCGGTACCCTAGTCGCGCTTCCGATATCCGGATTTCTTGCCGGATCCTCGGCGGGATGGCCGAGTGTATTTTACCTTTGGGGAACCGTGACGATCGCCTGGAGCATATGGTGGTTCTTCTACGGTGCCGACAGCCCAGCAAATCATCCGTCGATCTCGTCTGAGGAGCGTCAATACATTGAGCTCAGTCTCCGGACTTCGGACTGCCAAGACCAG CTTCCCGAAAGCGATCCGACCACCACGAAG GTTCTTTCGACCCCGTGGAAGGCGATATTTAAGTCACAACCGATGTGGGCCTTGTTAGTCGTCCACTGCGCCCAAACGTGGGGATTCTGGATGCTGCTGACGGAAATCCCAACGTATCTTCACGCCATTCTAGACTTCAACATCAAAGAG AATGGTCTTATCTCCGCGCTTCCGTACTTGGTAATGTGGATATTGAGTTTCCCGACGAGCTACATCTCGGATTGGACGTTGAGGCGAGGCTGGGTATCGACGGGGAAGTCCCGGAAGATCTGCAACACGATCGGTCATTGGATTCCCGCGATTGCCTTGATAGCGTTGGGCTACGTGGACAAGAGCCAAACCGTCCTGGCCGTCGCCATTCTCGTGATCGCCGTTGCCTTCAACGTCGGCACGCTCTGCGGATATCAAGTAAACCACATGGATCTCAGTCCGAACTTCGCCGGTACCCTGATGGGGATGACCAACGGTACTGCAAACATTTTCGCCATCCTCGCACCCCTGATCACGGGATTCATAGTCACTAATCCG CACGAAGTCGCGCAATGGAGGACGGTCTTCTTTATCTCCTCCGGATTTTACTTCTTGGGAAATCTGTTTTTCATGTTATTCGGATCGGGTGATATACAGTGGTGGAACGAACCGTCGCGAAACGATTCGATTCCTAAcagaaaaatgtcggaaaaaTGTGATCAAATATCGCCTGCGTCGTACAGAAAGGCCAACGACTCGTTACAgcttgagaaaatttcacataaGGAGAGATACTAG
- the LOC124304869 gene encoding putative inorganic phosphate cotransporter isoform X3, producing the protein MRKHPHRYSNASRRLDFGWDSSTQSYILSSFFWGYVITQIPAGQIAHLWSAAKLWSLCMFVCGVVNILIPVAARVGDWGAVCACRIVMGLSQGCVLPSVHTLLGKWVPPNERARLGTYAYAGAQFGTVIGLPVSGLLAASSAGWPSIFYLVGAITIAWSVVFFIWGSDSPARHRSIKPAEKDYIETSLGQVDVQTQHSTPWIKIITSVPVWSLIIVHCGQNWGYWTLLTEMPSYMNHILGFDISKVIIRKRCITFDQYNGFISALPYLAMWLLSFPFSWFSDYVIRRGWVSRAVSRKVSNSIGHWGPAVALMGLGYATAEHTVIAVVILVFAVGLNAGSLCGYQINHIDLSPNFAGTLMAITNCIANIMSIVAPLICGLIVIDLTDLTQWRTVFFISAGIYILCNLVFVLFGKAEVQPWNDTEVKPDSENGRNQSSKKTDGKSENK; encoded by the exons ATGCGAAAGCATCCTCATCGATATTCCAACGCTTCTCGACGATTG GATTTTGGCTGGGACTCGTCGACGCAATCGTATATACTGAGCTCCTTCTTTTGGGGCTACGTCATAACCCAGATACCTGCAGGCCAAATCGCTCACCTGTGGAGTGCCGCCAAACTTTGGTCATTATGCATGTTCGTTTGCGGGGTTGTCAACATTTTGATACCGGTTGCCGCCCGTGTCGGAGACTGGGGTGCCGTATGCGCCTGCAGAATCGTCATGGGACTTTCCCAGGGCTGCGTTCTTCCCTCCGTCCACACTCTTCTTGGAAAATGGGTTCCGCCTAACGAACGTGCACGATTGG gaaCTTACGCGTACGCGGGAGCGCAGTTTGGAACAGTAATCGGACTTCCGGTTTCTGGACTTCTTGCCGCATCGTCGGCCGGATGGCCGAGCATCTTCTACCTCGTAGGTGCGATCACCATCGCCTGGTCTGTCGTCTTCTTTATCTGGGGCTCAGACAGTCCGGCTCGTCACCGGAGCATCAAACCCGCGGAGAAAGACTACATCGAGACAAGCCTCGGGCAGGTCGATGTGCAAACG CAACATTCCACACCGTGGATAAAGATAATCACCTCAGTTCCTGTTTGGTCTTTGATCATCGTTCACTGCGGTCAAAACTGGGGCTATTGGACATTGCTCACGGAAATGCCTAGCTACATGAATCATATTTTGGGATTCGACATCTCAAAGGTAATAATTAGGAAACGCTGTATAACGTTTGATCAATAC AACGGTTTCATCTCCGCGTTACCTTACCTGGCTATGTGGCTGCTCAGTTTTCCGTTCAGCTGGTTTTCTGATTACGTGATACGGCGCGGCTGGGTTTCACGAGCTGTTTCAAGGAAGGTCTCGAACAGCATTGGGCACTGGGGTCCAGCAGTCGCTTTGATGGGCCTCGGCTACGCGACCGCCGAACATACCGTGATCGCGGTTGTCATTCTCGTTTTTGCGGTCGGATTAAACGCCGGCTCACTCTGCGGTTACCAAATCAACCACATTGACTTGAGTCCAAACTTTGCGGGGACTTTGATGGCCATCACTAATTGTATAGCGAACATTATGTCCATTGTCGCCCCTCTAATTTGCGGTCTAATCGTTATCGATCTC ACGGACCTCACTCAGTGGAGAACTGTCTTCTTCATCTCGGCAGGAATCTATATCCTTTGTAACTTGGTGTTTGTTTTGTTTGGAAAAGCTGAAGTCCAGCCGTGGAATGATACCGAGGTGAAACCGGATAGTG AGAACGGAAGAAATCAGAGCAGCAAAAAGACCGACGGCAAGTCTGAAAATAAGTAA